The following are encoded in a window of Arthrobacter sp. OAP107 genomic DNA:
- a CDS encoding TIGR01906 family membrane protein, which translates to MKDNTPTPSGRLDPRLDPAASPALDPAEGTDEPAFEWMKPAPAARAAEREGAPGAASASAARPAASAARPAAGAAANPAAGSAAAQPESRADRKAAEAAAAGNAETDPHAEADPDGEPGRNAPSGQEHGLGRKSGTRQPAGSSAMGTHYSEPLPTSALQVRPPEEEVERRNAEREQAARAKPVLPRFLQVLLAIFYPVILMVLAVRAVTSPLFLWVEYHRPGFPGDGYGFNADDRMTYGSYAVDYLSNWSGPRYLGELVNRSGEKLFKDGEVSHMADVKLVFLSAFGAGVLLILISIIAIIYLRRRTPGGVRRGLFAGSIVTLVLIVGLGTLAALGWQQFFTEFHHIFFAAGSWTFALEDTLIRLFPGQFWIDAGLVIAALVLITAVVTLILTWPTRKRRGLAPARKGRKGDVGDGDVKDDAHDAPETGTSTARPVNL; encoded by the coding sequence GTGAAAGACAATACTCCGACACCGTCCGGACGCCTTGATCCGCGGCTGGATCCGGCGGCAAGCCCCGCCCTGGATCCCGCGGAGGGCACTGACGAGCCGGCGTTTGAATGGATGAAGCCCGCGCCTGCAGCGCGCGCAGCCGAGCGGGAGGGTGCACCCGGTGCTGCCTCCGCCTCTGCAGCACGTCCCGCCGCCTCTGCAGCACGTCCCGCCGCCGGTGCTGCTGCAAATCCGGCGGCCGGTTCCGCTGCGGCCCAGCCGGAAAGCCGTGCCGACCGCAAGGCGGCGGAGGCGGCCGCCGCCGGGAACGCCGAAACTGACCCACACGCCGAAGCTGACCCGGACGGTGAGCCCGGCCGGAACGCGCCGTCAGGCCAGGAACACGGCTTGGGCCGGAAATCGGGCACCCGCCAGCCGGCCGGTTCCTCCGCGATGGGCACGCACTACAGCGAGCCGCTTCCCACCTCCGCCCTGCAGGTCCGTCCGCCGGAGGAGGAAGTGGAGCGCCGCAACGCCGAGCGGGAGCAGGCCGCCAGGGCCAAGCCGGTGCTGCCGCGGTTCCTCCAGGTCCTGCTGGCCATCTTCTACCCGGTGATCCTCATGGTCCTGGCTGTACGCGCAGTGACCAGCCCGCTCTTCCTTTGGGTGGAGTACCACCGGCCCGGCTTCCCCGGGGACGGCTACGGCTTCAACGCGGACGACCGCATGACCTACGGCTCCTACGCCGTGGACTACCTGAGCAACTGGTCCGGTCCGCGCTACCTCGGCGAACTGGTCAACCGCAGCGGCGAAAAGCTGTTCAAGGACGGCGAGGTCAGCCACATGGCCGACGTCAAGCTCGTCTTCCTGTCAGCCTTCGGAGCCGGGGTACTGCTGATCCTGATCAGCATCATCGCGATCATTTACCTGCGGCGCCGCACACCCGGCGGAGTCCGCCGCGGGCTGTTCGCCGGTTCCATCGTGACGCTGGTGCTCATCGTCGGCCTGGGCACGCTGGCCGCCCTCGGCTGGCAGCAGTTCTTCACCGAGTTCCACCACATCTTCTTCGCCGCCGGCTCCTGGACGTTTGCGCTGGAGGACACGCTCATCCGGCTCTTCCCCGGGCAGTTCTGGATCGACGCCGGCCTGGTCATCGCCGCGCTCGTCCTGATCACGGCCGTGGTGACGCTGATCCTGACCTGGCCCACCCGCAAGCGCCGCGGACTGGCCCCGGCCCGGAAGGGCCGCAAGGGCGACGTGGGGGATGGCGACGTAAAGGACGACGCCCACGACGCTCCGGAGACAGGCACAAGCACCGCACGGCCCGTCAACCTCTAG
- a CDS encoding AMP-dependent synthetase/ligase has product MREASTELMVALEESNNVTDLLLDCYRHNPSHAVYARRDAGGWQNVTIGHFLDQVTALAKGLIAGGLAPGDTVAVLSATRYEWTLADFAIWFAGGVTVPIYETSSPSQVEWILSDSGAGRVFVEDRQKAALLDQVLSASSVLAGRLLPVVRMDYDGEAPNLASLAAAGAGVSDAELERHRTAAALPDVASLVYTSGTTGRPKGCEITHGNFALVARNIVAFLPELLQQENARTLMFLPLAHVLARAVQVVCLTAGVTVGHSSGAAQLLDDLGTFKPTFLLAVPRIFEKVRAGAEQKATDAGKSRLFSAASEVAVRYSEALDAARRGKGSGPGAVLRAQHALFDRFVYPRLRQVFGGGMKYAVSGASPLNASDAHFFRGAGIAVLEGYGLTETTAPCTVNTVDLARVGTVGIPAPGTTVRVAEDGEVLVRGIGVFRGYHANEAANAEAFTDGFFRTGDLGSLDADGFLTITGRKKDLLVTAAGKNVAPGPLEEKIREHQLVGQAVVVGDGKPFVAALVNLDPEGLERWCTANSVPLLSPAEARTDPAVRGAIQEAVDQANSLVSQAESIRKFQVLDAAFTVDSGHLTPSLKLKRATVVKDFAAEIEQLYG; this is encoded by the coding sequence GTGAGGGAAGCAAGCACGGAACTGATGGTTGCACTGGAGGAAAGCAACAACGTCACCGACCTGCTCCTGGACTGCTACCGGCACAATCCTTCGCACGCCGTCTACGCCCGCCGGGACGCCGGCGGCTGGCAGAACGTCACCATCGGGCACTTCCTTGACCAGGTCACCGCCCTGGCCAAAGGCCTCATTGCCGGCGGCCTGGCCCCCGGGGACACCGTCGCAGTCCTGTCGGCCACCCGCTACGAGTGGACGCTGGCGGATTTCGCCATCTGGTTTGCAGGCGGCGTGACCGTGCCCATCTACGAAACCTCCTCGCCGAGCCAGGTGGAGTGGATCCTGTCCGACTCCGGCGCCGGGCGGGTCTTCGTTGAGGACCGCCAGAAGGCGGCACTGCTGGACCAGGTCCTGTCCGCCTCCAGTGTGCTGGCCGGCCGCCTCCTGCCTGTGGTGCGGATGGATTACGACGGCGAAGCCCCCAACCTTGCCAGCCTCGCCGCCGCAGGGGCCGGCGTGTCAGACGCGGAACTGGAGCGGCACCGCACTGCAGCCGCGCTGCCGGACGTCGCCTCGCTCGTCTACACCTCCGGCACCACGGGCCGGCCCAAGGGCTGCGAGATCACGCACGGCAATTTCGCCCTCGTGGCCAGGAACATCGTGGCGTTCCTGCCCGAGCTGCTGCAGCAGGAGAACGCCAGGACCCTTATGTTCCTGCCGCTGGCCCACGTGCTGGCCCGGGCGGTCCAGGTGGTGTGCCTTACGGCCGGAGTGACTGTTGGCCATAGCTCCGGCGCCGCGCAGCTGCTGGATGACCTGGGAACGTTCAAGCCGACCTTCCTGCTGGCTGTCCCCCGCATTTTCGAGAAGGTCCGGGCCGGAGCGGAACAGAAAGCGACGGACGCCGGGAAGTCACGGCTGTTCAGCGCCGCCTCGGAGGTGGCAGTACGCTACTCGGAGGCACTGGACGCCGCCCGGCGCGGGAAGGGCAGCGGGCCGGGTGCCGTGCTGCGGGCGCAGCACGCGCTGTTCGACCGCTTCGTGTATCCGCGGCTGCGCCAGGTGTTCGGCGGCGGCATGAAGTACGCCGTTTCCGGCGCCAGCCCGCTCAACGCCAGCGACGCGCACTTCTTCCGGGGTGCGGGGATCGCCGTGCTTGAAGGCTACGGCCTGACGGAGACCACCGCGCCGTGCACGGTGAACACCGTTGACCTCGCCCGGGTGGGCACGGTTGGGATCCCGGCGCCCGGCACCACCGTCCGCGTCGCTGAAGACGGTGAAGTCCTGGTCCGGGGCATCGGCGTGTTCAGGGGCTACCACGCCAACGAGGCGGCCAACGCCGAGGCATTCACGGACGGATTCTTCCGCACCGGGGACCTGGGCTCGCTGGATGCCGACGGGTTCCTCACCATCACGGGCCGCAAAAAAGACCTGCTGGTCACCGCCGCCGGAAAGAACGTTGCTCCCGGGCCGCTGGAAGAGAAGATCCGCGAACACCAGCTCGTGGGCCAAGCCGTGGTGGTGGGCGACGGGAAGCCGTTCGTTGCTGCCCTGGTCAACCTCGATCCCGAGGGCCTTGAGCGCTGGTGCACGGCGAACAGCGTTCCGCTGCTCAGCCCCGCGGAAGCCCGGACGGATCCCGCGGTCCGCGGCGCCATCCAGGAGGCCGTGGACCAGGCCAACAGCCTCGTGTCCCAGGCCGAATCCATCCGCAAGTTCCAGGTCCTGGATGCCGCCTTCACCGTGGACTCCGGGCACCTGACGCCCTCCCTCAAACTCAAGAGGGCCACCGTCGTCAAGGACTTTGCGGCGGAAATCGAGCAGCTGTACGGCTGA
- a CDS encoding stage II sporulation protein M, with translation MDMDAFSAVNSDTWSRLHHLANKRRLSGADADELLRLYQVTSAHLSLLRSTGPESGLSASLSATLAQARTRFTGARSNFMEDLAQFFVLSLPAALYRIRWLTMACGAAFCLVGCAFALWIGTSPDALRAVASEAEVQRYVEQDFIDYYSENPAASFAGAVWTNNAWISAQAVALGITGFWVPMILFANAQGVGVAAGMFAAVGKTDVFFSYILPHGLMELTAVFVACAAGLRIFWAMVSPGNRTRSRAVAAEGRSMITVALGLVLVLFVSGLVEGFVTPSALPVWAKISIGAAVLAAYWLYVLVCGGRAYRSGARGDLGSQDTGYTELAA, from the coding sequence GTGGACATGGACGCCTTCTCCGCCGTCAACTCGGACACATGGTCGCGGCTGCATCACCTTGCGAACAAACGGCGCCTGAGTGGTGCCGACGCCGACGAACTCCTGCGCCTGTACCAGGTCACCTCCGCGCACCTTTCCCTGCTGCGTTCCACCGGGCCGGAAAGCGGCCTGTCCGCGTCCCTGTCCGCCACGCTGGCGCAGGCCCGCACCCGCTTCACGGGTGCGCGGTCGAACTTCATGGAGGACCTGGCGCAGTTCTTCGTGCTCTCGCTCCCGGCCGCCCTGTACCGGATCCGCTGGCTGACCATGGCCTGCGGTGCCGCGTTCTGCCTTGTGGGCTGCGCCTTTGCCCTGTGGATTGGCACCTCGCCGGATGCCCTGCGGGCCGTGGCGTCGGAAGCGGAGGTCCAACGGTACGTCGAGCAGGATTTCATCGACTACTACTCGGAGAACCCTGCGGCGTCGTTCGCCGGCGCAGTCTGGACCAACAACGCCTGGATCAGTGCCCAGGCCGTGGCCCTGGGCATCACCGGTTTCTGGGTGCCCATGATCCTGTTCGCCAACGCACAGGGGGTGGGGGTGGCCGCAGGGATGTTTGCCGCGGTGGGAAAGACGGACGTGTTCTTCAGCTACATCCTGCCGCATGGACTGATGGAGCTGACGGCGGTGTTCGTGGCCTGCGCGGCCGGGCTGAGAATCTTTTGGGCCATGGTGTCGCCGGGCAACCGGACCCGGTCCCGCGCCGTCGCGGCGGAGGGCCGGTCCATGATCACGGTGGCGCTTGGCCTGGTCCTGGTGCTGTTTGTCTCCGGTCTCGTGGAGGGATTCGTGACCCCCAGCGCGTTGCCGGTGTGGGCGAAAATCAGTATCGGTGCGGCCGTGCTGGCGGCATACTGGTTATATGTGCTGGTGTGCGGCGGACGGGCCTACCGCTCCGGCGCCCGCGGCGACCTGGGCAGCCAGGACACCGGCTATACAGAACTTGCAGCCTGA
- a CDS encoding Ig-like domain-containing protein, with protein MTEKNNRKTGKIIAVVAICAAVAAGGIGVATAPGWANPAPQSEASSPVRNEPGLATPVVKAVELGVTPLDGAKGVNPAVAPSVKAVNGRVQDVVLVPAAGGETVKGTVSADGSTWTAMDPLAFNTPYNYSYTIVDEAGRETKKVQTFTTVEPANEADAAVYPENGSTVGAGQPIDIVFSEPVTNKAAVEKAVKITVSSKQPVAWHWYSDQKVRIRPEKFWASNSQVSVDMKLFGVDFGKGMIGNFNAKVQFKVGRQRLAVVDDNTKTMKVYFDGKLVRTAPVTLGGTDWLSPSGYAVIMEQERHSKFNAGSIGLKPGDKGYYPPLTVEYANRLTSSGVYVHQALESAWSYVGVANISHGCVGLLPVDAAWFFNNMKSGDVVQVLNTGAAPIEPLEGYGDWNIPWAQYAKR; from the coding sequence ATGACGGAAAAGAACAACCGGAAAACCGGCAAGATCATCGCCGTCGTTGCCATTTGCGCTGCGGTTGCGGCCGGCGGTATCGGCGTCGCCACCGCTCCCGGCTGGGCCAACCCCGCGCCCCAATCCGAGGCCTCCAGCCCTGTCCGCAACGAGCCTGGCCTCGCCACTCCCGTGGTCAAGGCGGTGGAGCTCGGTGTGACACCGCTCGACGGCGCCAAGGGCGTCAACCCCGCCGTGGCGCCCTCTGTCAAGGCGGTCAACGGCCGCGTCCAGGACGTTGTGCTGGTGCCGGCCGCCGGGGGAGAGACCGTCAAGGGCACTGTCAGCGCCGACGGCAGCACGTGGACGGCCATGGACCCGCTGGCCTTCAACACGCCCTACAACTACAGCTACACCATCGTGGATGAGGCGGGCCGGGAAACCAAGAAGGTCCAGACCTTCACCACGGTGGAGCCCGCCAACGAGGCGGACGCCGCCGTATACCCGGAGAACGGCTCCACGGTCGGCGCAGGACAGCCCATCGACATCGTCTTCAGCGAACCCGTCACCAACAAGGCGGCGGTTGAAAAGGCCGTCAAGATCACCGTCTCCTCCAAGCAGCCCGTGGCCTGGCACTGGTACTCGGACCAGAAGGTCCGCATCCGCCCCGAGAAGTTCTGGGCCTCCAACAGCCAGGTGAGCGTGGATATGAAGCTGTTCGGGGTGGACTTCGGCAAGGGCATGATCGGCAACTTCAACGCCAAGGTGCAGTTTAAGGTGGGCCGGCAGCGCCTGGCGGTGGTGGACGACAACACCAAGACAATGAAGGTCTACTTCGACGGCAAGCTGGTCAGGACCGCGCCGGTCACCCTTGGCGGCACCGACTGGCTTTCCCCATCCGGCTATGCCGTGATCATGGAGCAGGAACGGCACTCCAAGTTCAACGCGGGAAGCATCGGCCTGAAGCCCGGCGACAAGGGCTACTACCCGCCGCTGACCGTGGAGTACGCCAACCGGCTCACGTCCTCGGGCGTCTACGTCCATCAGGCGCTTGAGTCCGCATGGAGCTATGTGGGCGTCGCCAACATCTCCCACGGCTGCGTGGGGCTGCTTCCCGTGGACGCTGCCTGGTTCTTCAACAACATGAAGTCCGGCGACGTGGTGCAGGTCCTGAATACGGGTGCCGCCCCAATCGAGCCGCTCGAGGGCTACGGCGACTGGAACATCCCCTGGGCACAGTACGCGAAGCGCTGA
- a CDS encoding RDD family protein, whose product MSPLITGEAVVLELRPASFAARSLGLLLDVVFHTALLIAILMAMAAARDELDEAAATALTLVSVVLCFVMVPATVETLTRGLSLGKLAAGLRIVRDDGGAIRFRHAVIRALIGFLEIYLTFGGVAIAVALFDGRSRRLGDIVAGTYALRSRVPVEPTIVPVMPRHLAGWAHAADIGRIPDALGRRAAQFMRQAPRMSPLSRSGMAAALATEMSGYVAPSPPPGTTPDDYLAAVLAERRARELRRLGAARTESNRIGARLHRLPFTASGDS is encoded by the coding sequence TTGAGTCCACTCATCACAGGCGAGGCAGTCGTCCTTGAACTCCGTCCGGCTTCCTTCGCTGCCCGTTCCCTGGGCCTTTTGCTGGACGTGGTGTTCCATACCGCGCTACTAATAGCAATCCTGATGGCCATGGCAGCCGCCCGGGATGAGCTGGACGAGGCCGCCGCCACGGCGCTCACCCTGGTCAGCGTGGTGCTGTGCTTCGTCATGGTCCCGGCAACCGTGGAGACGCTGACCCGGGGCCTCTCGCTCGGGAAGCTGGCGGCCGGTCTGAGGATAGTCCGTGATGACGGCGGAGCCATCCGCTTCCGGCACGCTGTCATCAGGGCGCTGATCGGCTTCCTGGAGATCTACCTGACGTTCGGCGGCGTTGCGATCGCCGTCGCCCTCTTCGACGGCAGGTCCCGCCGGCTGGGTGACATCGTGGCGGGCACCTATGCACTCCGGAGCAGGGTCCCGGTGGAGCCCACGATCGTGCCCGTCATGCCGCGGCACCTGGCCGGCTGGGCACACGCCGCGGACATCGGCCGGATTCCGGACGCCCTCGGACGCCGTGCCGCCCAGTTCATGCGCCAGGCGCCGCGGATGTCGCCGTTGTCGCGCAGCGGCATGGCCGCGGCCCTCGCCACCGAGATGTCCGGTTATGTGGCACCGTCACCGCCGCCCGGAACCACGCCGGATGACTACCTGGCCGCGGTGCTGGCCGAACGGCGCGCCCGCGAACTCCGCCGACTGGGCGCGGCGCGCACGGAAAGCAATCGGATCGGGGCACGGCTTCACCGGCTGCCGTTCACGGCGTCCGGGGACAGCTAG
- a CDS encoding phospholipid carrier-dependent glycosyltransferase yields the protein MTQTSVRPDGAEPASTPPSAPAAEGRGLDGKRWIARPSEAFTADALTRRLIGGIRTWRDYPPSLRLWFWLVPALTAVVAGILRFVRLDVPRALVFDETYYVKDGYSMLVSGYERSWPEKANDAFVAGNPNVLLNTPEYVVHPPVGKWMIAAGMWLFGADNPFGWRFAAALTGTLSVALLALIAQKLFGSLILGGAAGLLLAVDGHHLVMSRTSLLDIFLMFWVLAAFGALLLDRDDGRRRLAARLARQAAASTTGRPSTLQLLSGPWLGVRWWRVVAGICLGLAVGTKWSALFFLAGFGLLTVFWDLSARRTAGVRGWISAGIIKDGLLAFVSIVPVAALTYAATWTGWFRSADAYYRRWAETNPSAEWGWLPDSLRSLAHYHLEAYKFHQGLSSEHPYEASAWSWLVMGRPTSFFYESPKQGTPGCDFANCTTAILSVGNPLIWWSAAISLVILLFWWAGRRDWRAGAVLAAVGSGYLPWFMYPERTMFFFYAVSFEPFLVLALVYCLGLVLGKSTDPPWRRRSGLYGVALFLVAAVLVSSFFYPVWTAEMITYQDWRFRMWMPSWI from the coding sequence GTGACGCAGACCTCCGTGCGGCCTGACGGGGCCGAACCAGCAAGTACCCCGCCTTCCGCACCCGCCGCGGAAGGCCGCGGCCTGGACGGTAAGCGCTGGATCGCCCGCCCCTCGGAGGCGTTCACGGCAGACGCCCTCACCCGGCGTCTGATCGGCGGCATCCGCACCTGGCGGGACTACCCGCCGTCGCTCCGGCTCTGGTTCTGGCTGGTTCCCGCGCTGACTGCCGTCGTGGCCGGGATCCTGAGGTTCGTCCGGCTGGACGTCCCCCGCGCCCTCGTGTTCGACGAAACGTACTACGTCAAGGACGGCTACTCAATGCTGGTGAGCGGCTACGAGCGGAGCTGGCCGGAAAAGGCCAACGACGCATTCGTCGCCGGCAACCCCAACGTGCTCCTGAACACCCCCGAATACGTGGTGCATCCACCCGTGGGCAAGTGGATGATCGCTGCAGGCATGTGGCTGTTCGGGGCAGACAACCCCTTCGGCTGGAGGTTCGCCGCGGCACTGACAGGCACGCTCTCCGTCGCTCTCCTCGCGCTGATCGCCCAGAAACTCTTCGGCTCCCTCATCCTGGGCGGGGCGGCCGGGCTGCTGCTCGCCGTCGACGGCCACCACCTGGTCATGTCCCGCACGTCGCTGCTGGACATCTTCCTGATGTTCTGGGTCCTGGCCGCGTTCGGGGCGCTGTTACTGGACCGCGACGACGGCCGGCGCAGGCTCGCGGCCCGGCTCGCCAGGCAGGCGGCCGCCTCCACCACCGGCAGGCCATCAACGCTCCAGCTGCTGTCCGGCCCGTGGCTGGGCGTCCGCTGGTGGCGGGTTGTGGCGGGCATCTGTCTGGGCCTGGCCGTCGGCACCAAGTGGTCGGCGCTGTTCTTCCTGGCCGGTTTCGGGCTCCTGACCGTGTTCTGGGACCTGAGTGCCCGCCGCACCGCGGGCGTCCGCGGCTGGATCAGCGCCGGAATCATCAAGGACGGGCTTTTGGCCTTCGTCAGCATCGTTCCCGTGGCTGCCCTAACGTACGCAGCCACCTGGACCGGGTGGTTCCGGTCGGCCGATGCGTACTACCGGCGGTGGGCGGAGACCAACCCCAGCGCGGAATGGGGCTGGCTGCCGGACTCGCTCAGGTCACTGGCGCATTACCACCTTGAGGCCTACAAGTTCCATCAGGGTCTCAGCTCCGAGCATCCCTACGAGGCGAGCGCCTGGAGCTGGCTCGTGATGGGCAGGCCCACCTCCTTCTTCTACGAGTCCCCCAAGCAGGGCACCCCCGGCTGCGATTTCGCCAACTGCACCACGGCCATCCTGTCCGTCGGCAACCCGCTGATCTGGTGGAGCGCCGCCATCTCGCTCGTCATCCTCCTGTTCTGGTGGGCGGGCAGGCGCGACTGGCGTGCCGGGGCGGTACTGGCTGCCGTCGGATCCGGCTACCTGCCGTGGTTCATGTACCCGGAGCGCACCATGTTCTTCTTTTACGCGGTGTCCTTCGAGCCCTTCCTGGTCCTGGCGCTCGTGTATTGCCTGGGACTGGTGCTGGGGAAATCCACCGACCCGCCGTGGCGCCGGCGCTCCGGGCTGTACGGGGTTGCCCTGTTCCTCGTGGCCGCGGTCCTCGTCTCGTCGTTCTTCTACCCCGTCTGGACTGCCGAAATGATCACCTACCAGGACTGGCGGTTCAGGATGTGGATGCCTTCCTGGATCTGA